The Meiothermus ruber DSM 1279 genome includes the window GTTCTGGCCGGGCTTTTGGGCATCGGCTTGCGAAACCGAGCAAAAGGCACTATAGTTTAGACTTGCTGGCCCATAGGCCAGGTGGCTGCAAGCGTGCCGGGATGGCGGAATTGGTAGACGCACCCGACTCAAAATCGGACGGTTAACAGCCGTGTGGGTTCGAGTCCCATTCCCGGCACCAACCAATCCCCCTGTAGCGGAGGCCCTAAGTGGAGTTCTTGCAAAACGTTCTAATTTTCTTTTACATCGCCATAGCCGGGTTGCTGGTCTACCTGGTGCTTTCCCAGGAGCCCAGGCAGGGCGCTGGGGATATGTTCGGTGGTTCGACCGACCTTTTCAGCACCCGCGGGGTTACCGGTGGCCTGTATCGGATTACCGTGGTGCTGGGGGTGCTTTTTGTGGCCCTGGCTTTCTCCTTCCGCTTTTTTACCCGCTAAAGCGCGCATTCGACGATAAACCTATGGTCTGACGAGGCCACCGGGGTCGTGTGTGCACGGTGTTCTGGTGAGCGTTTCAATACACCTAAAACCAACGCGACCACTCGGGGCAATGGCCCAGGGTGCCGGGTGATCTTTACCTGTTCAGGACGTTTTTTTCTGATAGGCCACACACCCATAGACCCCACGCATCCACCGTTTGGTGGATGTAATTCTGGCCGCATTGGGTTCCCGGGGCCTTGACAGCTGCATGATGGCTTTATAGCTTTGTACCAAGTCCATCTCGCTTAGATGCTTTCTTCAAAAGAGAGCGAAGGTGGTGAACTGTTTATCGTAGGAGGCACAGAATGAAGAAACTCTTGATCCTAGGAATGCTAGCCCTGGCCGGGTTGGCCCTGGCCCAGCCCAAGGTATTCAAGGGCACCGAGCCGGGTCGTGCCGGTGGAGCTTATCGCATCACCGCGATCTCCGACCCGCGCACCTGGAACCCCTTCGTAGCCCGCGAAACCTCTTCCACCGATATCATCAGCCTGTTCCTGCCTACCCTTACCGGCTACAGCCCCTACACCCAGGCCCCTGAGGGCAACCTGGCCAAGTCGTGGGAGGTTCGCAACAACGGCCTGACCGTAATCTTCCGCCTGCGTGAAGGGGCCCGCTGGTCGGACGGCCAGGCCATCGACGCTGACGATGTGATCTTCAGCGCGACCGTGCACGCCGATCAACGGGTCAACTCCAACGCACGCAGCAGCTTCATCCTCGATGGGCAGCCCATCCGCTGGACCAAAGTAGATCAGTACACGGTGCGGGCCGACTTCCCCAAGCCCTACGCACCGGCCCTGATCCAGGGTTGGTACATTGCGCCGGAGCACATCTTTGGCCCGGCCTACCGCGCGGGCGTGCAGCAGCTCCAGGCCCTGTGGAACCTGGACACCCCGCCGGCCCAGGTGGTCTCGGGCGGCCCCTTCAAGCTTGACAGCTACGTCAAGGGCGAGCGGGTGGTGCTGGTGCGAAACCCCAACTACTGGGGGGTGGACGATCGCAACAACCCGGTGGCCTACCTCGAGCGCTACACCGTACAGGTCGTGCCCGACCTTAACGCCCAGCTCGCGCGCTTCCTGGCGGGTGAGGCCGACACCTTTGCGGCTGCTAACGCCGACCAGGTGGCCCAGGTGCTGGAGCGCATCCGGGGCAACCGTCTGCGGGCTGAAATTTTCCCCAACGCCGACGTAACCCTTGGCACCAACTTCATCGTCTTCAACTGGAACCACAAAGACCCCTTCAAGGAAAGCCTCTTCCGCCAGGTGAAGTTCCGCCGGGCCATGGCCCACCTGATGGACAAGAAGTCCATGATCGAGGTGGCCCTGGGCGGCCTGGGTCAGCCCCAGTGGAGCCCCATCTCCATCCCCAATAAGGCCTTCTTCACCGACGATGTGGTCAAGTACGAGTTCAGCCCGCAAAAAGCCGCTCAACTCCTGGCTGAGCTGGGCTTCCGTAGCAAGAACCGCGATGGCTGGCTGGTGAACGCCCAGGGCAAGGTGCTGGAGTTCAACCTGGTCACCAACCAGGGCAACAACGTGCGCGAGCGCATCGCCCAGATCTTCCGCGACGAGGCCCGCAAGATCGGGGTCAAGGTGGAGTACCGGCCCATCGACTTCAACGAACTGGTGCGCCAGCTCACCAGCCCGGCCGCCGACGGCACCCGCGACTTCGACGCCATCCTGATCGGCCTGACCGGTGGTATCGAGCCGGCCTTCAGCCGCAACGTCTGGGAGCTCAACGGCCCCCTGCACATGTGGAACCTGGGTATCGGCGGTAAAAACCCGGCTAAGGTCGAGGCCTTCGAGGTGCTGATTGATACCCTAATGAAGCGGGGTGCGACCACCCTCGACCAGGCCCAGCGCCGCCAGATCTACGTGCAATTCCAGAAGGTGGTGGCCGAGAACCTGCCCATCATCTACACCGTGGCACCGGCCTACAACCCGGCCCGGCTGACCCGCCTGGGTGGTATGTTCCCCAAAGAGCAGATCAACTCCATCACCGGGCAGGCGCCGTACATCGAGACCGTTTTTGCTAAGGAGTGAACGCCTTCTGGGGCAAGGGGTGGCCCACCACCCCTTGCCTTTATGCTGAGGTTCTATGTTTGCTTACGTCGTACGAAGGCTGCTCCAGCTCATCCCGACCTTCTTTGGGGCTACCCTGCTGGCGTTTCTGGTGATTCAGCTTGCCCCGGGCGATTTTGTGACCCGGCTCGAGCTCGATCCCACCCAGACCCGCGAGTCCATCGCCAACCTGCGCCAGCAACTTGGCCTCGACCAGCCCCTGCCGGTGCAGTATGCCAAGTGGCTTTCCGGCATTCTGCAGGGCTATCTGGGGCTGTCCCTCTCCTACAAGACCGATGTCTGGAATGTGATCGGCCAGCGCATCCTCAACTCCATGGTGCTGGTGGTGCTGGCCACCCTGATGATCTACCTGATCGCCATTCCCATCGGGGTGTACTCGGCCATCCGCAAGTACACCTGGCCCGACCGCACTTTTACGGTGCTGGCTTTTTTGGGCCTGGCCATCCCCAACTTCTTCTTTGGTCTGATCATGCTGTTTCTGGCAGTCTGGCTCAACGATCTGACCAATATGCGTATCCTGCCTATTGGGGGTATGACCACCGAGTTTATTCACCTGGGCAACCTGACCCGCGCGGCCCAGATTCTCTTCCCATTCGCTTTGCTAGGAACCCTGGTTTTTGCTGGGCTCTTCTGGCAGCGAAGCCGGCGTGGGCAGGCCGCCACCTTTGGTATCTGGGTGGGGCTGGTGCTGTTTGGTATGAGCACCCTGCTGATGCTGGCGCCCCTAATACAGGGGCCGGGCTTGCCCGAACGGCTGCCCTACACCGAGTCGCCCCTCTGGGCCCGGGCCACCAATGTGCTCTGGCATGCCTTCCCGGTGGTGATTGTGGTGGGCACCTCGGGGCTGGCCGGGCTGATGCGGGTGATGCGGGGCCAGATGCTGGATGTGCTCTCGCAGGACTACATCCGTACCGCCCGCGCCAAGGGTCTGAACGAGCGGGTGGTGATTTACAAGCACGCGCTGCGCAACGCAGTGATCCCCTTCATCGCTGGCATTGGGGGGCTTTTGCCGGGCTTGATCGGTGGGGCCGGACTGGTGGAAGTGACCATGGCCTGGCCCGGAATCACCCCGGCGCTGCTCGAGGCCATCTCGGCCATTGATATCTATGTGATTATGGGCCTCATCACCATTACCACCGTTTTGTTGATGATCGGCAATGTGGTCTCGGATCTGCTGCTGGCCTGGGTGGATCCGCGTATCCGCTACAGCTAGGGGGAGGGCATGCTACGAAGAGCGCAGAGAAATACCACCCCTCAGGCCAACCGCAGTTTTTTTCAGCAAGCCTGGATCCGTTTCAAGCGGCACCCCCTGGCCCGGCTGGGGGCGGTGGTGCTGCTGGTGTTTTATCTGGGAGCCCTTTTTGCCGATTTTCTGGCACCCTACCCAGAGGAGAAGAGCTTCCGCGATTTTACTTTTGCTTCGCCCACCCAGATTTTCTGGCGTGACGAGCAGGGGCGTCTGACCCGGCCTTATGTGTGCGCCTCCGAGCGGCGCCGGAACCCCGAGACCTTCAGGGTGGAGGTGATTACCGACTGCGAGAAGGGCCGCTACCCCATATACTTCTTTGTAAAGGGCGAGCCTTATCGTTTTTTAGGACTGATCCCTACCGACCTGCGCCTGATGGGGGGGCCGTGGCTGCTGGAAGACAAGGCCAAGCTGTTCCTGTGGGGCACCGATGATTTTGGCCGGGACATCTGGGGCCGTATCTGGTTTGGTGCGCGCATCAGCCTGACCATTGGCATCTTTGCGGTGGCCCTGGCCCTTGTGATCGGCATTTTCATGGGCAGTAT containing:
- the secG gene encoding preprotein translocase subunit SecG, whose amino-acid sequence is MEFLQNVLIFFYIAIAGLLVYLVLSQEPRQGAGDMFGGSTDLFSTRGVTGGLYRITVVLGVLFVALAFSFRFFTR
- a CDS encoding ABC transporter substrate-binding protein — its product is MKKLLILGMLALAGLALAQPKVFKGTEPGRAGGAYRITAISDPRTWNPFVARETSSTDIISLFLPTLTGYSPYTQAPEGNLAKSWEVRNNGLTVIFRLREGARWSDGQAIDADDVIFSATVHADQRVNSNARSSFILDGQPIRWTKVDQYTVRADFPKPYAPALIQGWYIAPEHIFGPAYRAGVQQLQALWNLDTPPAQVVSGGPFKLDSYVKGERVVLVRNPNYWGVDDRNNPVAYLERYTVQVVPDLNAQLARFLAGEADTFAAANADQVAQVLERIRGNRLRAEIFPNADVTLGTNFIVFNWNHKDPFKESLFRQVKFRRAMAHLMDKKSMIEVALGGLGQPQWSPISIPNKAFFTDDVVKYEFSPQKAAQLLAELGFRSKNRDGWLVNAQGKVLEFNLVTNQGNNVRERIAQIFRDEARKIGVKVEYRPIDFNELVRQLTSPAADGTRDFDAILIGLTGGIEPAFSRNVWELNGPLHMWNLGIGGKNPAKVEAFEVLIDTLMKRGATTLDQAQRRQIYVQFQKVVAENLPIIYTVAPAYNPARLTRLGGMFPKEQINSITGQAPYIETVFAKE
- a CDS encoding ABC transporter permease, with amino-acid sequence MFAYVVRRLLQLIPTFFGATLLAFLVIQLAPGDFVTRLELDPTQTRESIANLRQQLGLDQPLPVQYAKWLSGILQGYLGLSLSYKTDVWNVIGQRILNSMVLVVLATLMIYLIAIPIGVYSAIRKYTWPDRTFTVLAFLGLAIPNFFFGLIMLFLAVWLNDLTNMRILPIGGMTTEFIHLGNLTRAAQILFPFALLGTLVFAGLFWQRSRRGQAATFGIWVGLVLFGMSTLLMLAPLIQGPGLPERLPYTESPLWARATNVLWHAFPVVIVVGTSGLAGLMRVMRGQMLDVLSQDYIRTARAKGLNERVVIYKHALRNAVIPFIAGIGGLLPGLIGGAGLVEVTMAWPGITPALLEAISAIDIYVIMGLITITTVLLMIGNVVSDLLLAWVDPRIRYS